The window TAAGGCAGATATTCCTGATTATGCCCAGTATTTCCTCAACGTCTTGAGCGACGGCAAGAAAAAACACCTCAGTAAACCCGTGGTCGATTATCTGACCCGCCACTCATGGCCTGGGAACGTGCGTGAGCTGAGAAATGTTATTCAGCGGGCCATTATCATGTGCGGAGACAAAAACATCACTATTGCGGATTTGGGGCTGGAAATTGCGGATCGGCAAATGCTGCCGGTATCCGACACCATTGATTCTGATTACCTGCTGCAGGTCATCAGTGACCACAAGCATAATATGAGTGCTGCAGCGCGCTATATGGGAATATCACGCACGACTCTTTATCGCTTATTGAAGAAATATAATTTACAGAAATAGGCAGATTGGTGCGAGCTCTGAGTAATGTCCGTTTATAGCGCTTTCAGAGCCCCCCGGCACAAATAAAAAACTCCGCGCTTGCGGAGTTTTTTATTCACCTGACCAGTTTTTATAAACCCGCTCAGGTTTACCGAACAGCCACCTGGTTATCAGGCAGTTTTCAGGCTGGCCATTTTGGCACGAGATAACGTCACAAAGGCAAAACAAACCGCAATAAATACAGCCGTTGCTGCTGCCAGAGACAGGAATACCGATGCTGTCATACCCAGTACGACAAAACCAACCGCCGAAACCCCAGCTACAGCCAGTGAGTAAGGCAACTGAGTCGAAACGTGGTCGATATGGTTACAGCGCGCACCGGTAGAAGACAGAATCGTGGTATCTGAAATTGGAGAACAGTGGTCACCAAATACAGAACCCGCCAGAACCGCACTCAGCATAGGCAGCATTAACGCAATGTCTGTCGCACCAGCCATATCACCGGCAATCGGTAACATGATACCGAAGGTACCCCATGATGTACCGGTTGCGAATGCCATAATGCCCGAAAGCACAAACAGGATAACCGGCAACCACTGCGAATCAATATTACCCTGCACCAGAGACGACAGGTAAGCGCCGGTCTTCATATCACCGATCACCGCACCAATCGTCCAGGCAAAGATAAGAATCAGGATGGCACCAAACATCGATTTTGCGCCAATCCACAGTGTCGCGCCAATTTCGCTGACCGCAATCCCCTGCTTCACGACGGTAAACAGAGCCACTACAAGGCCAACCAAGCCGCCATATATCAGTGAAGTACCGACATTCGTGTTCTCGAACGCACCCAAGATATTGAACGCAGTACCCTGTTCTGACAATGACAGACCACCGGTCCATAACATCGCACCAATCGTGGCGATCACCAGCGCAACTATCGGAAAAATAAGGTCAGAGACTTTACCGTTTTCACTTTCACGAATATCCAGATCGTCATTCAGATCACGAGCCTGGGCATCCGCATCCGAACCTTTCCCCATAGACGCGGCAATTTCGTGCTTGCGCATCGGACCGATATCCATCTGGAACCAGACCACAACAAACACCATGATCAAGGCAAAGATCGCGTAGAAGTTCATCGGCACCAGACGCAGATAAGCCCCCAGCGGAGAATAGTCGCTGATACCGTGAGAAAGCAAGATACCGCTGATAATGGTCATGATGTAAGCACCCCAGCTTGACGCTGGCATGACAACACACATCGGGGCAGCGGTCGAATCAAGAATGTAGGCCAGCTTTGAGCGCGATACATTAAAACGATCCGTCACAGGACGCGAGATAGAACCAACGGCGAGGCTGTTAAAGTAATCATCAACGAAGATGAATACGCCGAGAAATGCCGCCAGCAACTTAGCACCACGTTTGCTTTTAACCCTAACCTGGGCCCACTCGGCAAACGCGCGGGTACCACCTGACAGAGACAACAATGCCGTCATCATGCCAAGCAGCAGAAGGAATCCGACGATACTCATATTCCAGGTGTTCAGTCCGCCGTCTTCGACAAATACGTTTGAGACTTTTTCACCGATGTAACTCAATGCTCCACCCACTGAATAATCAGCCAGTAAAAGCGCACCCAATATAATACCGACACCCAGTGAAACCAGAACACGGCGCGTTACGATCGCCAGCGTCAATGCCACCAGAGGCGGAAGTACAGAAAAAGGTGAGGTAGCAAAATCAATTAAATTCATGATCTTCAAAAACCAGTAATAAATGGCTAGAGATCTACTGCAGACAAACCACACGAACTAACGCGTAACTTATGTTGAACTAAGCGAAAGGGAAGCGAACACTTCACCCAACCCTACAGTAGCGCTCCATAGTTTAAGGAAAAAATAGACTATGGCAGTGTTGTCCCTATTCGCTGACAACCCCAGCCAGACGCATTGACAGGCGTGCTGACTTCGGCGATATCACCTTTTGTCATGACTCACTGGCATCACCCTAATCATGACTACTTATCGATATCGCGCCTCTACATCGAAACCAGGACAAACATCTCTGTTAAGCAGTTGTAACAGATTCTCGTCCCGAACTTCGCATCAGGTGTGCGCTATTGTACTTATGATAATTATCAATGCAACACATCCTGTTACTCAATTTTACTCACAAAAGGTTGAAATGCATTTCATTGCTGAGACCCATTTCATACAATTATGCAATGAATATCACTTCGCTTATTTGCTTTTGTGCGACAAATTTCTCCTTTTAACCAATTCAGCGAATAAAACCATAAATAAGATAAGGGTGAAGCGGGGTAATAAATTGCCCACGGCGCAGATATTTTATTTTTACAAATATTTTTCTTAATATTACACTTTCATTGTTGCCAGAATAAATCGCTGGGTTTACTATTGAACTGTTAAAAGAATTTATTTCATAGGAATCGGTAATGTCGGAAATTACAAAAACTCTGTTGAATATTCGCAGCCTTCGTGCGTACGCTCGTGAATTGACTGTTGAACAACTTGAAGAAGCACTGGATAAATTATCTACTGTTGTTGAAGAGCGCAAAGAAGCGGAAGAAGAAGAAACGTGCAGCACGTGAAGCTCAAGACGCTAAATTAGCAGCTATCGCTGAGCAAATTGCAAAAGACGGCATTGATGTTGATGCTCTTATTACCGCACTTGCTGGCGAAACTAAAACAAAAACTAAAGGCAAACGTGCTCCTCGCCCAGCGAAGTATAAATACATGGACAACGGTGTAGAGAAGACCTGGACAGGCCAAGGTCGTACTCCATCTGTTATCCAGCAAGCTCTGGACGAAGGTAAGTCTCTGGAAGACTTCGCACTTTAATAGCTTATCTTTTAAAAAGGCTCCCATATTGGGGGCTTTTTTGTTATTGATATAAATATTTATGTGCTACAGAATGAACATGAAACCGCTTACAGATTTAGCACAGGCCGCTGTTAGATTTTGTTACAGTGAATGGCTTAAACAATAAATCAACATGCTTTCCATAATTTAACCTAATAACAAATAAAAGCATCAACTCAGAATCAGCAAGCGGCGCTGTCGTTGATTTTCACCCCCGCAGGTAAATAAAAAAACACTGCCAAATTGGCAGTGCTTACAGATTCGAATCAAGTTTATAGGCGCAATCAAACCTGGATCACTGATGAGCCGCGATTAACGTTCCCAGTATGCTTCTTCAAGGCTATCTTCACGCTCAGGCAGACCACGAGACAAGCGCGGCGAGTGCTGAACCAGGACTTCATAGCTTACCCGGTTAGAATATTTACACACCTGGGAGAAAGAAGAATAAGTCAAAAACTCATGCTGATGCTTGCTGGAGTTAGGAACATTCTCTTTGTGATACTTATTCGCCGCCATATCGTGTAACAACGCCGACAAAGCCGCATCCCCTGCTCCATTAGTATTTTTTATTTTCTCTGGCCCACCCATATAAGGCGCAATATGAGAATAAATACGAATTGGATTAATACAGCTGACCTTACTTGCCGGGCGACTGAACTCATAGCGGTTAAATTCTGGAATAGAACCGGGTAACAGCGGTAATGACGTTTCACGTTTACTGGATTCTTCCGTATAGCCTGCCATAAACAAGCCGACAGGGCCCGCAGTACATAACACCAGGTCAACCCAGTCCAACGCTTTATCCGAAGCGGCAAGCGGATCGCTTTCGCCAGTCAGAGCTTGCGCTTCATCTTCATTCATGGCTAAAACAGATACGTGGTCATTCAAGAAACTGCTGCCAGAATGCTGGATCGTCCTGAATAACAAATTTAGTTCCTAACGTCAGCACCACAGGCACGTCATATTTTTTAGCGTATTCTATCGCTCGCATGGTTGCTGCGGGCATAGGATCGCCCTCTTTACAACGCACTAAATAAGCTGTCAGTACTAATGCGGAAGCACTTTTAAAAATCTTTTCCGGGATATTATCCGGACTGAGCTGATTCATCTGACCTTCGCTAATCGCAAAAGTTCGCTCACCATCTTCAGTAATTAACGCAAAACAGCGGCCGATCGCGCCGTCTACGCCCTGAAGGTAATTCAAATCCATACGACTGGATGTATTACACAGATAGCGGTATCCGTAGCTGCCGATCTTTATATCCTGACTCATCACCCCTAATAGCGTTGAGCGGTCATCCGCTAATACCGAATAATTATGAAGAGTGTTACCTATGGTTCCACCTGCATATTCATTGGTAATCAATTGCTCAGACTTCAACTCGTTATATAGAGCTTCTGCAATCTCATCACTTATCACCAGAGAATGGCCTTTGCTCAGCCCATAACGCTCAATCAGGCCGGTATCGACTTTCGCTTCAATATCAACCAATGTCTGATCAATACCAATAATATGGGTACGTGACATTTTTTTACTTTCTTGTGCTTGAATCACAAGCGGGTCACGGGCATGAACCGGGAAATAGTGTTTGGATTTGCGTTGGCCGGGAAATTTCATAACGTCAGTATAGGCTCGGATGGAAAGGATGCGCGATTCTACCCCGCGCCCAATGTTGCGGCAACTCACACAATTATAGCAAACGTTTGCAATGATGATATTTTTAGCAGTAGCAAAAATAATAACGATTGCACTCTGAGCTGCGCTATTTCAACACCGAGATGATGGCAATGTCCTTATATTATTCGCTGTTTTACATCCCTAACTTTCATGATGTTTTTATAGAGCACACTGTTCTCATAAAACCGCCCTGATAAAAATGATGGCGGTCGCAAAAACTTGTTTGAAACAACGACAGAAAGCGTCTGAGTGAAGTGTGATTCGAGTCGCGGATCTGTCCTCAAAAAAATCTTTCTGTTAGAATCTGCGTCCTAGTTAATTAAGTGGTGTTTAGTCATGTCAGAAAACCGCAACGCAAACAGCCAAAAGAAAGTTATTGTCGGCATGTCAGGTGGCGTTGATTCCTCCGTTTCAGCTTATCTCCTGCAGCAGCAGGGCTACCAGGTCGAAGGCCTGTTTATGAAGAACTGGGAAGAGGATGATAACGAAGAATACTGCACTGCTGCCGAAGATCTTGCTGATGCTCAGGCGGTCTGTGACAAACTGGGTATCTATCTGCATACCATCAACTTCGCAGCAGAATACTGGGACAATGTGTTCGAGTATTTCCTGGAAGAGTACAAAGCCGGCCGTACCCCGAACCCAGACATTCTTTGTAACAAAGAAATTAAGTTCAAAGCCTTCCTGGAATTCGCAGATGAAGTGCTCGATGCAGACTACATTGCGATGGGCCACTACGTGCGCCGCACTTTCCCTGAACAGGGTGAGAAACCTCAGATGCTGCGGGGCCTGGACAGCAATAAAGATCA is drawn from Vibrio sp. CDRSL-10 TSBA and contains these coding sequences:
- a CDS encoding Na+/H+ antiporter NhaC family protein; amino-acid sequence: MNLIDFATSPFSVLPPLVALTLAIVTRRVLVSLGVGIILGALLLADYSVGGALSYIGEKVSNVFVEDGGLNTWNMSIVGFLLLLGMMTALLSLSGGTRAFAEWAQVRVKSKRGAKLLAAFLGVFIFVDDYFNSLAVGSISRPVTDRFNVSRSKLAYILDSTAAPMCVVMPASSWGAYIMTIISGILLSHGISDYSPLGAYLRLVPMNFYAIFALIMVFVVVWFQMDIGPMRKHEIAASMGKGSDADAQARDLNDDLDIRESENGKVSDLIFPIVALVIATIGAMLWTGGLSLSEQGTAFNILGAFENTNVGTSLIYGGLVGLVVALFTVVKQGIAVSEIGATLWIGAKSMFGAILILIFAWTIGAVIGDMKTGAYLSSLVQGNIDSQWLPVILFVLSGIMAFATGTSWGTFGIMLPIAGDMAGATDIALMLPMLSAVLAGSVFGDHCSPISDTTILSSTGARCNHIDHVSTQLPYSLAVAGVSAVGFVVLGMTASVFLSLAAATAVFIAVCFAFVTLSRAKMASLKTA